In the genome of Spirochaetia bacterium, one region contains:
- a CDS encoding argininosuccinate synthase, producing MSKEKVILAYSGGLDTSVILKWLSNKGFDVIAYVANVGQNEDFDAIEKKAYATGASKVYIEDLRKELVTDYIFPAMKANAIYEGTYMLGTSIARPIIAKRHIEIAKKEGTKYVAHGATGKGNDQVRFEFGYYMHMHDVKIISPWKDPEWLSQFEGRSDMIAYAKKYNIPIKASTKKPYSEDENLIHISHEAGILEDAGKRCPEDVFSLTVSPKQAPDKETILTFEFKDGTPISVTNETEGTTVTDPLEMIYYLNKVGHDNGVGRVDMVENRYIGIKSRGVYETPGCEILWKAHHSLEGLTMDKEVMHLRDSLMPKFAELIYNGYWHAPEFNMLEAAMEQSQKNVTGKSTVAIYKGNVMMAGISSPCSLYNEQLGSMEVKGGYEPVDCKGFININAIRLMASAQRDHMEG from the coding sequence ATGAGCAAAGAAAAGGTCATTCTCGCCTATAGCGGCGGTCTGGACACATCAGTCATTCTTAAGTGGCTGAGCAACAAGGGATTCGATGTAATTGCCTATGTGGCAAACGTCGGACAAAACGAAGATTTTGACGCAATCGAAAAGAAAGCCTATGCAACAGGCGCCAGCAAGGTCTATATCGAAGACCTACGTAAGGAACTTGTCACCGACTACATCTTTCCGGCTATGAAAGCAAATGCAATCTATGAGGGCACGTACATGCTCGGTACCTCCATCGCCCGTCCTATCATTGCAAAACGACACATTGAAATAGCTAAGAAAGAAGGAACCAAATATGTAGCACACGGCGCTACAGGCAAGGGCAATGACCAGGTAAGGTTCGAATTCGGTTACTATATGCACATGCATGATGTCAAGATTATCTCTCCATGGAAAGATCCTGAATGGCTTTCACAGTTTGAAGGACGTTCTGACATGATTGCCTATGCCAAGAAGTACAATATTCCAATCAAGGCATCTACTAAAAAGCCATATAGCGAAGATGAAAACCTCATCCATATCAGCCATGAAGCAGGCATCTTGGAAGATGCCGGCAAGAGATGTCCTGAGGATGTCTTCAGTCTTACTGTAAGCCCGAAGCAGGCACCGGATAAGGAAACCATACTGACTTTCGAATTCAAGGACGGCACTCCGATTTCCGTAACCAATGAAACAGAAGGCACCACGGTCACAGATCCTCTTGAGATGATCTATTATCTCAACAAGGTCGGTCATGACAATGGAGTCGGCAGGGTTGATATGGTCGAGAACCGTTACATCGGTATCAAGAGCAGGGGCGTCTATGAGACCCCGGGCTGTGAAATCCTCTGGAAGGCACATCATAGTCTTGAAGGTCTGACAATGGACAAGGAAGTAATGCACTTGAGGGATTCTTTGATGCCCAAGTTTGCAGAACTTATCTATAACGGTTACTGGCACGCACCGGAATTCAATATGCTGGAAGCGGCAATGGAACAGAGCCAGAAGAACGTCACCGGCAAGTCTACTGTTGCCATCTATAAAGGCAATGTCATGATGGCCGGAATTTCCAGCCCATGTTCTCTCTACAATGAACAGCTGGGTTCCATGGAAGTCAAGGGCGGCTACGAGCCTGTTGATTGCAAAGGATTCATCAACATCAATGCAATCAGGTTGATGGCAAGTGCACAGAGAGACCACATGGAAGGCTAA
- a CDS encoding DNA methylase: MKNRTYIAIDLKSFYASVECIERGLDPLTTNLVVADASRTEKTICLAVSPSLKAYGIPGRARLFEVVQKVKEINAARQRMAPEQVFSGASFSDTELKASSGLSLDYIVAPPQMAHYMSCSTRIYTVYLKYVAPEDIHVYSIDEVFIDTTDYLNTYKLSARDFATKMIQDVLDTTGVTATAGIGTNLYLAKVAMDIEAKHIPADKNGMRIAELDEISYRRSLWAHRPLTDFWRVGRGYAQKLEKLGLFTMGDIARCSLGNPADHYNEDLLYKLFGINAELLIDHAWGWEPCTIADIKAYKPSTSSIGSGQVLQHPYSFAKARLIVREMADLLALDLVDKRLVTDQLALTVGYDIENLTDPKIKKLYHGAIMTDRYGRDVPKSAHGTTNLGRRTASTMLIMNAITELFECIVDKNLMVRRVYLTANHVVDEGTVQKKDSFEQLDLFTDYAAAQEKKEAERVKLVREKKMQKAMLEIKKKHGKNAILRGMNLEEGATTVDRNKQIGGHKA, translated from the coding sequence GTGAAGAACAGAACATATATCGCAATCGATCTGAAATCCTTCTATGCTTCAGTCGAATGTATAGAGCGAGGACTTGATCCGCTGACTACCAATCTTGTTGTCGCCGATGCGAGCCGTACCGAAAAAACCATCTGCCTCGCCGTCTCCCCTTCCCTCAAAGCCTACGGCATCCCCGGCAGGGCAAGATTATTCGAGGTTGTGCAGAAGGTTAAGGAAATCAACGCGGCCCGGCAACGAATGGCGCCGGAACAAGTCTTTTCCGGTGCATCCTTCAGCGATACGGAACTGAAAGCCTCGTCGGGACTTTCGCTGGATTATATTGTTGCACCGCCGCAAATGGCACATTACATGTCTTGCAGCACACGGATTTACACGGTTTACTTAAAATATGTAGCGCCCGAAGATATTCACGTCTATTCCATTGACGAGGTCTTCATTGACACCACTGATTACCTAAACACCTACAAACTCTCAGCCCGTGACTTTGCTACGAAAATGATTCAGGATGTTTTGGATACCACCGGTGTTACGGCGACTGCCGGAATCGGTACGAATCTGTATCTGGCCAAGGTCGCAATGGATATTGAGGCAAAGCACATACCTGCTGACAAAAACGGTATGAGGATTGCCGAATTGGATGAAATAAGCTACCGTCGCTCGCTGTGGGCGCATCGGCCTTTGACAGATTTCTGGCGCGTCGGCAGAGGATATGCCCAAAAGCTGGAAAAACTCGGTCTCTTTACAATGGGAGATATCGCACGGTGCTCCCTTGGTAATCCTGCCGATCATTATAACGAGGATTTGCTGTACAAGCTGTTCGGCATCAACGCAGAGCTGCTGATTGACCACGCATGGGGATGGGAGCCCTGCACCATCGCCGATATCAAAGCGTATAAGCCGAGTACAAGTAGCATCGGATCAGGGCAGGTACTGCAACACCCCTACTCCTTTGCCAAAGCAAGGCTGATCGTGCGGGAAATGGCCGATTTACTGGCACTCGACTTGGTGGATAAAAGGCTTGTGACCGACCAGCTTGCGTTGACCGTTGGTTATGATATTGAAAATCTGACCGATCCGAAGATCAAGAAACTCTATCACGGGGCAATCATGACCGACCGTTATGGGCGCGATGTTCCAAAATCCGCACACGGTACGACAAACCTCGGTAGGCGAACTGCCTCAACAATGCTGATTATGAATGCGATTACAGAACTGTTTGAGTGCATTGTTGACAAAAACCTTATGGTCAGGAGAGTCTATCTTACAGCAAATCATGTGGTAGATGAAGGGACCGTTCAAAAAAAGGATAGCTTTGAACAGCTTGACCTCTTCACGGACTACGCGGCGGCACAGGAAAAGAAAGAGGCCGAAAGAGTGAAGCTTGTACGGGAAAAAAAGATGCAGAAAGCAATGCTGGAGATCAAGAAGAAACACGGGAAGAATGCCATCCTAAGGGGAATGAATCTGGAAGAAGGCGCAACCACAGTTGACCGGAACAAACAGATCGGAGGACACAAAGCATGA
- a CDS encoding amino acid permease, translated as MKLKRDVSLAGVFALAVGAMISSGIFILPSLAFAQSGPSAIVSYGLAGILAMLGSLSMIELATAMPRSGGDYYFINRSLGPFVGTFSGILGWLALSLKSALAVYGIGEVLWMLWGINPLISSTICIVFFVVVNLSGAKEAARLQSLLVAFLLLLLVVFIVASLGKVNPANYKPFFKGTPTDMLVTSGFVFISFGGLLKVANLAEEIKDPKKNIPRGMLSSIIVVTVLYVLVMVGVTGLLDPEEFAVAPAPVAQAASVSLGSIGFILMNIASSLAFLTTANAGILAASRYPLSLSRDGLLPSFFVRLNKRGMPYVAIIITGLLMWISLLLDLNSLVKAASSVILTSYVLTNISVIVLRESRLEYYQPSFKSPFYPWLHIACILLFTFFVFELGSLTLEVALLLGLGCLLLYLFYGSKHSSGEYALLHVLKRIADERLTQGLLEKELEEIVVERDSREKYFYELVARSKVYEIQESCSFPQLLEQVIDGDMLPFSCNDKQHLMDEFLHREEEASTQLSSFLAVPHVILDDLDQMEMVALRCKEGVSFSDDEPPVKAVFLLFGPLEARQDHLIALTHIARAASNEDFPSIWLSTDLSDLLDKIFPA; from the coding sequence ATGAAACTGAAACGAGATGTTTCTCTCGCTGGCGTATTCGCATTGGCTGTCGGAGCAATGATCAGTTCCGGCATTTTCATCCTTCCGTCCCTTGCTTTTGCCCAGAGCGGTCCATCAGCAATTGTTTCCTATGGCTTGGCTGGAATACTTGCTATGTTAGGGTCCCTGAGCATGATTGAACTGGCAACTGCCATGCCCCGTTCAGGCGGAGACTACTACTTTATCAACAGGAGCTTGGGGCCATTTGTCGGGACGTTTTCAGGTATCCTTGGATGGCTTGCACTGTCTTTGAAGAGTGCACTTGCCGTGTATGGTATAGGCGAGGTCCTATGGATGCTGTGGGGCATCAATCCACTTATTTCCTCTACTATCTGTATCGTTTTCTTCGTAGTCGTCAATCTCAGCGGAGCAAAGGAAGCTGCACGGTTGCAGTCGTTGCTTGTTGCATTCCTGCTTCTGCTGCTGGTAGTTTTCATAGTAGCCTCATTGGGAAAAGTCAATCCAGCTAATTATAAGCCTTTCTTCAAAGGCACTCCGACTGATATGCTGGTGACTTCAGGTTTTGTGTTCATTTCGTTCGGAGGATTGCTCAAGGTAGCCAATCTGGCAGAAGAGATCAAAGACCCAAAGAAGAATATCCCCAGGGGTATGCTCTCTTCGATCATTGTCGTTACCGTTCTCTATGTGTTGGTAATGGTCGGAGTCACGGGTCTTCTTGACCCTGAGGAATTTGCTGTTGCTCCGGCTCCGGTTGCCCAGGCAGCTTCGGTAAGCCTGGGAAGCATAGGCTTCATCCTTATGAACATTGCTTCTTCCCTGGCTTTTCTGACGACTGCAAATGCAGGGATCCTGGCAGCTTCCCGCTATCCGCTTTCCTTGTCACGGGATGGATTGTTACCATCTTTCTTCGTCCGGCTCAACAAGAGAGGAATGCCATATGTCGCAATCATAATTACCGGTCTCCTGATGTGGATATCATTGCTGCTTGATCTGAACTCATTGGTAAAAGCGGCATCGAGTGTCATACTTACTTCATACGTGCTTACCAATATTTCTGTCATTGTCTTGCGGGAAAGTCGCTTGGAATACTACCAGCCGTCCTTCAAGTCACCGTTCTATCCTTGGCTCCATATTGCCTGCATATTGCTGTTTACGTTCTTCGTCTTTGAGCTTGGAAGCCTGACGTTGGAAGTCGCATTGCTCCTAGGGCTTGGATGCCTGCTTCTTTATTTGTTCTATGGAAGCAAACATAGCAGTGGTGAATATGCCTTGCTGCACGTGCTCAAGCGCATTGCCGATGAAAGGCTGACGCAGGGATTGCTGGAAAAGGAATTGGAGGAAATCGTCGTGGAAAGGGACAGCAGGGAAAAATATTTCTATGAGCTGGTGGCGCGTTCAAAGGTCTATGAAATTCAGGAATCCTGTTCTTTCCCACAGTTGCTTGAACAGGTCATTGATGGAGATATGTTGCCATTTTCCTGTAATGACAAGCAGCATCTGATGGATGAATTCCTTCATAGGGAAGAAGAGGCAAGTACACAGTTGAGCAGTTTCCTTGCAGTGCCCCATGTAATTCTTGATGATTTGGACCAGATGGAAATGGTTGCACTAAGATGCAAGGAAGGGGTTTCTTTTTCTGATGATGAACCTCCTGTGAAAGCTGTGTTTCTCCTTTTCGGTCCGCTTGAAGCCAGACAGGATCATCTTATTGCATTGACTCATATCGCAAGGGCTGCAAGCAATGAGGATTTTCCTTCTATCTGGCTATCGACAGATCTTTCTGATCTGCTCGATAAGATTTTTCCTGCTTGA
- a CDS encoding ATP-binding protein, with translation MIQYICLEKNCRRKGDTLLFIDEIQNSPQAVMQMRYFYEELPDLFVIGAEPLLEISMDKRHVNFPVGRVEYRYLFPMTFEEFLQALGETQALDAFHTIPVPRYAEQKLMELFRLYTFVGGMPEAVVRYAETKDLSQLSPVYESLLTAYKDDVSKYAKGGHETDIIRHVIESTPAEVGNRIAFEHFGNSGYKSKEVGNALRTLERAMLLYLRYPVTGYALPLVPNLRRRPRLQFIDTGLLGYALGGQAAYFTEESLDALYAGKLAEQLVAQELMARSNTICEKPLFWIREEKQSNAEVDFLTVNKGKVYPVEVKSGKNGTLRSLHEFINASGNSLAVRLYSGTFSVEEARTPVTSSNAARPYRLLNLPLFLASQVNSYIEAYSK, from the coding sequence TTGATCCAGTATATCTGTCTTGAAAAGAACTGCAGGAGAAAGGGTGATACGCTTCTGTTCATTGATGAAATCCAAAACTCGCCGCAGGCTGTCATGCAGATGCGCTATTTCTATGAGGAGTTGCCGGATTTGTTTGTCATCGGTGCGGAGCCATTGCTTGAAATATCCATGGACAAGCGTCATGTCAACTTTCCTGTCGGGCGGGTTGAGTATCGTTACCTGTTTCCGATGACATTTGAAGAATTCCTTCAGGCATTAGGAGAAACACAGGCACTTGATGCTTTCCATACGATCCCTGTCCCTCGGTACGCAGAGCAGAAGCTCATGGAGCTATTCCGGCTTTATACATTTGTCGGAGGAATGCCAGAAGCCGTTGTGCGGTATGCCGAAACGAAAGATCTTTCACAGCTTTCGCCGGTATATGAGAGCCTGCTTACCGCATATAAGGATGATGTTTCAAAATACGCAAAGGGTGGCCATGAAACGGATATCATCAGGCATGTCATTGAAAGTACTCCGGCGGAGGTCGGGAACCGGATTGCTTTTGAACATTTTGGAAATTCAGGCTACAAATCGAAGGAAGTAGGAAATGCCTTGCGTACCTTGGAGCGAGCAATGCTACTGTACCTGCGATATCCTGTAACTGGCTATGCACTTCCTCTTGTACCGAATCTGAGGCGAAGGCCTCGGCTGCAATTTATTGATACCGGGTTGCTTGGTTATGCATTGGGGGGCCAGGCGGCATATTTTACCGAAGAATCTCTTGATGCTCTATATGCCGGTAAACTTGCTGAGCAGCTGGTTGCCCAGGAACTTATGGCTCGAAGCAATACCATATGTGAAAAACCCTTGTTTTGGATACGTGAAGAGAAACAATCGAATGCTGAAGTGGATTTCCTGACGGTAAATAAAGGCAAGGTATATCCTGTTGAAGTCAAATCAGGCAAGAATGGGACACTCCGTTCCCTTCATGAATTCATCAATGCATCAGGGAATAGCCTTGCCGTCCGGTTATACAGCGGTACATTTTCCGTGGAAGAGGCGAGGACACCTGTTACTTCTTCCAATGCTGCAAGACCGTATCGTCTGCTCAATCTGCCGCTTTTTCTTGCATCGCAGGTAAATTCTTACATCGAAGCATACTCGAAATGA
- a CDS encoding IS1595 family transposase produces MPRCPHCSGVHVRRNGFVRGRQRYLCGDCGRTFGATTGSVRYKSKHGKETWEAYLEAFALRLPLREAARKCGIALSTSFFWRHKILDALATGSTGNLLSGRVQEDETYIQDNYKGNCDAENNLGTRGKRHRSPAYKTHRVTGHRHERGKATHTRGLGNQKVCVPCAIDEQGKTLAKAAGRGMVQPRYLSFVLASHLGDDVVMVTDKSRASREFCASDGLPVVQLKAGIQGCPVRGRYNLQKVNSLHSRLRGLLAGFRGVSTKYLDDYLAWNGFEVENPGSNRLDLKTVLLDKMRTIGTCSTYWGIFHKPPLPFPTVG; encoded by the coding sequence ATGCCGCGTTGTCCCCATTGCTCCGGTGTCCATGTCCGTCGCAACGGCTTCGTCAGGGGCAGGCAGCGGTATCTCTGCGGGGATTGCGGGCGTACGTTCGGGGCGACCACCGGTTCTGTGCGATACAAGAGCAAGCACGGCAAGGAAACCTGGGAGGCCTACCTGGAGGCATTCGCCCTGAGGCTTCCCCTGCGGGAGGCCGCACGCAAGTGCGGCATAGCGCTGAGCACCTCGTTCTTCTGGCGGCACAAGATCCTCGATGCACTGGCGACGGGATCCACGGGGAACTTGCTCAGCGGCCGGGTACAGGAGGACGAGACGTACATCCAGGACAACTACAAAGGCAACTGCGATGCGGAAAACAACTTGGGAACCAGGGGGAAGCGGCATCGGAGCCCGGCATACAAGACCCATAGGGTGACGGGCCATCGTCATGAGAGAGGGAAAGCGACCCATACGAGGGGCTTGGGCAACCAGAAGGTCTGCGTGCCGTGCGCCATCGACGAGCAGGGGAAGACCCTGGCGAAGGCTGCCGGCAGGGGGATGGTGCAACCCCGCTACCTTTCCTTTGTCCTGGCCTCGCACCTGGGCGATGACGTGGTGATGGTGACCGACAAGAGCCGGGCAAGCCGGGAATTCTGCGCCTCGGATGGCCTGCCGGTGGTACAGCTGAAGGCGGGCATACAGGGATGCCCGGTACGAGGGCGATACAACTTGCAGAAGGTCAACAGCCTGCATAGCCGTCTTCGGGGGCTGCTGGCTGGATTCAGGGGTGTCTCCACGAAATATCTTGACGACTATCTTGCCTGGAATGGCTTCGAGGTCGAGAACCCCGGATCGAATCGCCTGGATCTGAAAACCGTATTGCTGGACAAGATGCGGACAATCGGAACATGTTCAACCTATTGGGGGATATTTCACAAGCCTCCCTTGCCTTTTCCCACTGTTGGCTAG
- a CDS encoding Fic family protein, whose product MRSFDYSRLADSKLDSQTISYIAQIHEAKGKQELYATQKTEMLDRLVEVAKRQSTESSNAIEGIRTTTSRLAQICAEKTTPRNRDEKEIAGYRDVLNTIHSNYEFIPLKPSYILQLHRDLMQYADVGFGGKFKDSQNEINTFDADGKRWIAFLPTAPYEIPGAIEAICENYNRAVGNHIVEPLILIPVFILDFLCIHPFNDGNGRMSRLLTTLLLYKAGFNVGRYISLESKISKTKDAYYDTLSASDQGWNIGENNPLPFIKYLLGTILAAYRDLDDRMTLASEKTNSLGQVRRAVESVIGRFTKRQIMDIVPSAGKSSIENALKSLVEEGFIIRSGVGRATFYVRADSQESPK is encoded by the coding sequence ATGAGATCATTCGATTATTCTCGTCTTGCTGATTCAAAATTGGACAGCCAGACTATCTCCTACATTGCCCAGATCCACGAAGCCAAGGGAAAGCAGGAACTGTATGCAACCCAGAAAACTGAAATGCTCGATCGACTTGTCGAAGTCGCCAAGCGACAAAGCACGGAATCATCGAATGCAATCGAAGGCATCCGGACCACGACCTCACGTCTTGCCCAGATCTGTGCAGAGAAGACGACCCCGAGGAACCGAGATGAGAAAGAAATTGCTGGGTACCGTGATGTTCTGAATACAATCCACAGTAATTATGAGTTTATTCCCCTGAAACCTTCCTACATCCTCCAGCTTCACCGTGACCTGATGCAGTATGCTGACGTCGGTTTCGGAGGCAAGTTCAAAGACTCGCAGAATGAGATAAACACCTTCGATGCCGACGGAAAACGGTGGATTGCTTTTCTCCCAACTGCTCCATATGAGATTCCTGGTGCCATCGAGGCAATCTGTGAAAACTACAATAGGGCGGTAGGCAACCATATAGTCGAGCCTCTGATTCTCATCCCTGTCTTCATCCTTGATTTTCTCTGCATCCATCCATTCAATGACGGAAACGGGAGGATGAGCAGGTTACTCACCACGCTCCTTCTGTATAAGGCGGGATTCAATGTAGGAAGATACATTAGCTTGGAATCAAAAATTTCGAAGACCAAGGACGCCTATTACGACACGCTTTCAGCTTCGGACCAGGGTTGGAACATTGGTGAAAACAATCCTCTGCCATTCATCAAATACCTTCTTGGGACAATCCTTGCGGCTTACCGCGATCTGGATGACAGGATGACGCTTGCATCAGAGAAAACAAACAGCCTTGGGCAGGTACGGAGGGCCGTCGAAAGTGTGATTGGAAGATTTACCAAACGCCAGATTATGGACATAGTTCCTTCAGCCGGCAAGTCATCAATAGAAAACGCACTGAAATCACTTGTCGAGGAAGGCTTCATCATACGCTCGGGCGTTGGTAGAGCGACCTTTTATGTGAGAGCCGACAGCCAGGAATCGCCCAAGTAA
- a CDS encoding glycerol-3-phosphate dehydrogenase — MEQHTIMFAGAGVFATAMAERLAWNKNNTVFLYSRDKAVVNEINDLHQNKKYYPTRFLNKSIVAFDDLPRFAEADYIFIAIPSKAVLPFFTSISKYIRPDCLVINLAKGMNEDGTFVTSQIPAERVASMKGPTFAIELMNGSPSAFTFGGRRRDYIETKKEILDDTLILLDYSDDTRAVELLSVLKNMYAIAIGLVSGRFNSPNVDFLIYTKAVREMRSFLKLYEADPHVIYTYCGVGDLGLTGLNDLSRNRTLGLMMGKGFRIDTSQKSSTVLEGLRTVKLMQEITQEKKLEVYFPIVNALYSFLYEHSTIQEYEKAVFV, encoded by the coding sequence ATGGAACAACATACTATTATGTTTGCAGGAGCGGGCGTATTTGCCACTGCCATGGCAGAACGTCTTGCCTGGAACAAAAACAATACTGTATTTCTCTACAGCCGGGACAAGGCGGTAGTCAACGAAATAAATGACCTTCATCAAAACAAGAAATATTATCCGACTCGTTTCCTCAACAAATCGATCGTTGCCTTTGATGATTTGCCAAGATTTGCAGAGGCTGACTATATCTTCATTGCCATTCCTTCAAAGGCTGTCCTGCCTTTCTTCACATCTATCAGCAAATATATACGGCCTGATTGTCTGGTCATCAACCTTGCAAAGGGGATGAATGAAGACGGTACGTTCGTTACTTCCCAGATTCCTGCTGAACGCGTAGCCAGTATGAAAGGGCCGACTTTTGCCATAGAATTGATGAATGGCAGTCCTTCGGCTTTCACTTTCGGTGGCAGACGTAGGGATTATATTGAAACCAAGAAGGAAATATTGGATGATACCCTTATCCTGTTGGATTACAGTGACGATACCAGGGCAGTTGAACTGCTGAGCGTATTGAAGAACATGTATGCCATAGCCATAGGCCTGGTGTCAGGGAGATTCAATTCACCGAATGTTGATTTCCTGATCTACACCAAGGCTGTGAGGGAGATGCGTTCTTTCCTCAAGCTGTACGAAGCTGATCCCCATGTCATCTATACTTACTGCGGGGTAGGAGATCTCGGACTTACCGGTCTCAATGATCTTTCCCGGAATAGGACGTTGGGGCTTATGATGGGCAAGGGGTTCAGGATTGATACTTCACAGAAGAGTTCTACGGTCCTTGAAGGACTCCGGACTGTAAAACTCATGCAGGAAATCACGCAGGAGAAGAAACTTGAAGTGTATTTCCCTATCGTCAATGCCCTTTACAGCTTCTTGTATGAACATTCTACTATCCAAGAATATGAAAAGGCTGTCTTTGTCTGA
- a CDS encoding AAA family ATPase, which yields MEFYRNLLGNLREWRKSPYRKPLVIRGARQTGKTTVVKEFGAEFDTFIYLNMDIESDLSLFRSSLSVKEWLCFPSVLQG from the coding sequence ATGGAATTTTACCGTAATCTTCTTGGAAATCTCAGAGAATGGCGAAAGTCGCCATACCGGAAACCTCTGGTTATCCGTGGTGCGCGACAGACGGGTAAGACAACTGTTGTGAAGGAATTCGGAGCAGAATTCGACACATTCATCTATCTCAATATGGACATTGAGAGTGACCTCAGTTTATTCAGGAGCTCTCTTTCTGTAAAAGAATGGCTCTGTTTTCCAAGTGTATTGCAGGGCTAG
- a CDS encoding GNAT family N-acetyltransferase gives MDFLYREATIEDLGLLTETRIKVLRAANGLDDSMDMPEVRKHTYAYYKKALADGSHVAYLVFDGDTVIGTGGVSFFRVMPTYHNQTGYKAYIMNMYTDQRYRRKGIASKVLGLLVKASLAKGIPAISLEATDMGRFLYKKFGFLKMDNEMELPNCR, from the coding sequence ATGGACTTTCTATATAGGGAAGCAACAATTGAAGATTTGGGCCTGCTGACAGAAACTCGGATAAAGGTTTTGCGGGCTGCCAATGGGCTGGATGATTCAATGGATATGCCGGAAGTCAGGAAGCATACCTATGCATATTATAAGAAAGCCCTTGCTGATGGCAGTCATGTGGCTTATCTGGTGTTCGATGGTGATACTGTCATCGGTACCGGCGGAGTCAGTTTTTTCAGGGTGATGCCTACCTATCACAACCAGACCGGCTATAAAGCATATATCATGAACATGTATACTGACCAAAGGTACAGGAGAAAGGGAATAGCTTCCAAAGTCCTTGGCCTGTTGGTCAAAGCTTCCTTGGCAAAAGGGATACCAGCGATATCCCTTGAGGCTACGGATATGGGACGGTTCCTGTATAAAAAATTCGGTTTTCTGAAGATGGACAACGAGATGGAATTGCCGAATTGCCGCTGA